In Kogia breviceps isolate mKogBre1 chromosome 19, mKogBre1 haplotype 1, whole genome shotgun sequence, a single genomic region encodes these proteins:
- the LOC136793141 gene encoding coiled-coil domain-containing protein 8-like, translating into MEGDSGLQMARGLKDGEACYDTGAGEGGGGDLEGKGAWMLRNIKGLGGPDRRPFRRAALHLPSTMTSALRCACAFTLLRLQLLPPRFDGALAEEVQVPRRLRPRVARWLPNFGQLNKYIEKLCNSSPERGSQSSRMDVFPSMKSKNAKNSNDANNPENTPPANATKPPSANATKLPRQNAAKLPRQNATKLPRQNATKLPRQNTTNPPRRDAAKPRPAASSQGPSSYVQGLTTS; encoded by the exons ATGGAGGGGGACTCAGGACTGCAGATGGCCCGAGGCCTGAAGGACGGAGAGGCAT GTTATGACACAGgggcaggagaaggaggaggtggagactTAGAGGGAAAGGGGGCATGGATGCTGAGGAATATAAAGGGGCTGGGAGGTCCTGACCGGAGACCCTTTCGCCGTGCCGCTCTGCACCTCCCCAGCACCATG ACGTCGGCTCTGCGCTGCGCGTGCGCATTCACCCTGCTGCGCCTGCAGCTGCTGCCGCCGAGGTTTGACGGGGCCTTGGCGGAGGAGGTGCAAGTGCCGCGGCGTCTCAGGCCCAGGGTTGCCCGTTGGCTGCCCAACTTCGGCCAGTTAAACAAGTACATAGAGAAGCTCTGCAACAgcag CCCGGAACGGGGCTCGCAGAGCAGCCGCATGGACGTGTTCCCCAGCATGAAGTCCAAGAACGCCAAGAACTCTAATGACGCGAACAACCCCGAGAATACTCCACCGGCAAACGCTACGAAACCCCCATCAGCGAACGCCACGAAACTCCCGCGACAGAACGCCGCGAAACTCCCGCGACAGAACGCCACGAAACTCCCGCGACAGAACGCCACGAAGCTCCCGCGACAGAACACCACGAACCCGCCACGCCGGGACGCCGCGAAACCCCGACCAGCAGCCTCCTCCCAGGGCCCCAG CTCTTATGTCCAGGGGTTAACTACCTCTTAG